One segment of Radiobacillus kanasensis DNA contains the following:
- a CDS encoding tripartite tricarboxylate transporter permease, which yields MDVFVQLFEWQNMIILLIGMLIGIIVGALPGLTPTMGVALMIPFTFTLGPTQGLIILGSIFCGSVYGGSIPAILFNVPGAPASVATTFDGYPMTKNGQARKALEISTISSVVGGLFGMLLLFFFAPVFANFSLEFGPAENLWIALFGLTVIAAISDGSVTKNLIGGCIGILLACVGIHTITGTPRFSFGMESFVGGFNIVAVLIGLFAFPQALNILQELKYSKDQANKGYTFQGSSIKSSFKTIFTKPKSLIIGSGLGTFVGMIPGAGGNIASILAYNETKRFSKNKASFGKGDPRGIITSESANNGMIGGALIPLLTLGIPGSPTAAIFLGGLLIHGIWPGRSLFVDHADTANLFMLSMIVAQFALLIIGLLLVKYFVKLSYIPSYIMAPVIVSFSIIGAYTMQNSVFDVYTVVAIGFIMFLLQKAKFSAAPIALGFILGPIAEEGLLQGIQVGQAQGAAWSYFFSGGWNIGLSLLVAITILASIFQAWKQRKPKSERTSIRHVRFLSGPAVIWLGIIFLLAGGFYWMTGLPPQQKWFPICAMGILILLAIIEYGKALIQPDARMSWKWNNRAVYGLIAIVCIVSVALAWIGFYTQVFLLLASVATFTKWKKWIDVSWFRVLSVSVIFTAVMYVVFTVIVKVPLPYAVSLF from the coding sequence ATGGATGTTTTTGTCCAGTTGTTTGAATGGCAAAACATGATCATACTGCTAATTGGTATGTTAATCGGGATTATCGTCGGAGCTTTACCTGGTTTGACTCCAACAATGGGAGTAGCGTTGATGATTCCATTTACATTTACCTTGGGACCAACTCAAGGATTAATTATATTAGGAAGTATATTTTGTGGAAGTGTATACGGTGGATCCATTCCTGCGATTTTATTTAATGTTCCTGGTGCACCAGCTTCCGTAGCAACTACCTTTGACGGCTATCCCATGACGAAAAATGGTCAAGCACGAAAAGCATTAGAAATATCGACGATTTCTTCTGTTGTGGGTGGCTTATTTGGGATGTTGCTTTTATTTTTCTTTGCACCAGTATTTGCAAATTTTTCTCTTGAATTTGGTCCTGCTGAAAACCTTTGGATTGCTTTGTTTGGATTAACTGTTATCGCAGCCATATCTGATGGGTCTGTCACCAAAAATCTAATTGGTGGATGTATCGGTATTTTGTTAGCTTGTGTCGGCATTCATACGATTACAGGTACACCTCGTTTTTCGTTTGGAATGGAAAGCTTCGTAGGTGGATTTAATATTGTTGCTGTTCTGATTGGGTTGTTTGCCTTTCCCCAAGCTTTAAATATCTTACAGGAACTGAAGTATTCTAAAGATCAAGCGAATAAAGGTTATACGTTTCAAGGTTCTTCTATAAAATCATCCTTCAAAACGATTTTTACAAAGCCAAAATCACTGATTATAGGAAGTGGACTTGGAACGTTTGTTGGGATGATACCAGGAGCAGGTGGGAATATAGCGTCAATCCTTGCTTACAATGAAACAAAACGTTTCTCAAAGAATAAAGCTTCCTTTGGAAAAGGGGATCCACGTGGGATTATAACATCAGAGAGTGCGAATAATGGCATGATTGGCGGGGCTCTAATTCCGCTTCTAACCTTAGGAATTCCTGGTTCGCCTACAGCTGCAATATTCTTAGGTGGATTGTTGATTCATGGTATTTGGCCAGGGAGAAGCTTATTTGTGGATCACGCTGATACAGCAAATCTGTTTATGCTTAGTATGATTGTGGCTCAGTTTGCATTACTTATTATAGGCTTACTACTTGTTAAGTATTTCGTTAAACTTTCTTATATTCCGTCTTATATTATGGCTCCGGTTATAGTTTCGTTTTCCATCATTGGGGCTTATACGATGCAGAACAGTGTTTTTGATGTATATACCGTTGTTGCGATTGGTTTCATTATGTTTTTATTGCAGAAAGCGAAGTTCTCCGCTGCACCAATTGCATTAGGGTTTATTTTAGGTCCTATTGCAGAGGAGGGCTTGCTCCAAGGGATACAAGTTGGTCAAGCGCAAGGTGCTGCTTGGTCTTACTTCTTTTCCGGTGGGTGGAACATTGGACTATCCCTTTTAGTAGCCATTACGATCCTTGCTTCCATCTTCCAGGCGTGGAAACAAAGAAAGCCGAAGTCAGAACGAACCAGTATTCGACATGTACGTTTCTTATCCGGACCAGCAGTTATTTGGTTAGGTATTATTTTCCTGTTAGCAGGTGGCTTCTATTGGATGACCGGCCTCCCGCCACAACAAAAATGGTTTCCAATATGTGCAATGGGAATATTGATCCTACTGGCGATTATTGAATATGGGAAAGCTCTTATTCAGCCAGATGCTCGTATGTCTTGGAAATGGAACAATAGAGCGGTATATGGGTTAATCGCAATCGTTTGTATCGTTTCAGTAGCTCTAGCTTGGATTGGATTCTATACTCAAGTATTCTTATTACTTGCTTCGGTTGCTACTTTTACGAAATGGAAAAAGTGGATCGATGTGAGTTGGTTCAGGGTGCTATCTGTTTCCGTAATTTTCACAGCGGTTATGTACGTAGTTTTCACCGTTATTGTAAAAGTACCGTTACCATATGCAGTTTCACTCTTTTAA
- a CDS encoding tripartite tricarboxylate transporter substrate binding protein, protein MKKYVMGFIVLAFLFGLVGCSKQTSSSEDFPEKSIQMIVAFSPGAATDTQARIIAKHAEKYLGQELVIVNKPGGGGQVGWNEFSTVKKDGYTLAAYNLPHIITQPLVSDTTFQLDTFEPLINWGGDPTVFAVKGDSDIQTLEDLIAKAKESPNSVTIGNPGKYVGQHLATLLLEQAAGIQVEAVPYQGSSDAIAALLGGHIDAVAGNLSDIYRLGDDVTALAIGTEERHSFMPDLPTFKELGYPSVIMSTDRGIAAVKGTPPEIIAKLEEAFLKIMEDEEFLADMEKAGADMLIMNRDEAIEDMKKRQENYKALLETIDIPE, encoded by the coding sequence ATGAAAAAGTACGTGATGGGTTTTATCGTTCTCGCGTTCTTATTCGGATTGGTAGGCTGTTCCAAACAGACTTCCTCTTCAGAAGATTTTCCGGAGAAGTCGATACAAATGATTGTTGCCTTTTCACCAGGAGCTGCCACAGATACACAGGCTAGGATCATTGCGAAACATGCCGAAAAGTATCTGGGGCAAGAATTGGTCATTGTCAATAAACCAGGAGGTGGCGGTCAAGTTGGCTGGAACGAATTCTCAACCGTTAAAAAAGATGGATACACCTTGGCTGCTTATAATCTCCCTCACATCATTACACAACCATTGGTAAGTGACACGACGTTCCAGTTGGATACTTTTGAACCTCTGATTAATTGGGGTGGAGATCCAACGGTTTTTGCTGTTAAAGGAGATAGTGATATTCAAACCCTTGAGGATTTGATTGCAAAAGCAAAAGAGTCGCCAAACTCTGTGACGATCGGAAATCCGGGTAAATATGTTGGGCAGCACTTGGCAACCTTACTGTTAGAGCAAGCGGCAGGCATTCAAGTGGAAGCCGTTCCTTACCAAGGGTCATCTGATGCGATTGCGGCACTTCTGGGTGGACATATTGATGCAGTCGCAGGAAATCTTTCCGATATCTATCGATTAGGAGATGACGTAACCGCTCTAGCTATTGGTACAGAGGAGCGACATTCTTTCATGCCAGATCTTCCAACCTTTAAGGAGCTTGGCTACCCATCTGTCATTATGAGCACAGATCGGGGGATTGCGGCCGTTAAAGGAACACCACCGGAAATCATAGCAAAACTAGAAGAAGCTTTTCTCAAAATTATGGAGGATGAAGAGTTCTTAGCTGACATGGAAAAAGCAGGTGCTGATATGTTAATAATGAATCGAGACGAAGCGATTGAGGATATGAAAAAGCGGCAGGAGAATTACAAAGCACTTTTGGAAACCATTGATATCCCAGAATAA